Proteins found in one Diorhabda sublineata isolate icDioSubl1.1 chromosome 9, icDioSubl1.1, whole genome shotgun sequence genomic segment:
- the LOC130448821 gene encoding beta-galactosidase-1-like protein 3 — protein sequence MSKGTLKLRTLYEYFTEGGIKTGLSDSKPQFTLNNKDIVIYSGALHYFRVPREYWKDRLRKYRAAGLNAVETYVPWNLHEYQDGVYDFGKGGSDFQDFLDIGEFINLAKEEDLFVILRPGPYICAEWDFGGLPSWLLRYEGIKLRTSEPQYIKLVERYFKKLLNIVCPLQFTRGGAIIAFQIENEYGNVYDGVNEIDRKYLEKLKDILHQNGVVELLFTSDTPSNGFHGTLSDVLATANFQNEPSKELSLLKKFQPNKPLMVMEYWTGWFDHWAEKHHTRTVENFGSVLEDILNFGASINFYMFHGGTNWGFLNGANLEDKSLTAIDNGGFQPDVTSYDYDAPLSEAGDYTDKYNKTKEIISKYNKLPIKQPMMPEICKRIAYPNIEIIGEISLNDIIKQNQAVQIEKMVPMELLNINNNSGQSYGYIVYRKTNIDISKNSILKIEGRVCDTVLVLINGELKNKIITTKDDLNGFGYWRVKDSTLELGDRDYKNATLDLVVENWGRVNYGYLQQFNQFKGIWQGNVLINKEVIQFNEAIPLQFDKKSTKKLIDWQKPSFTVGPKLYKGVLNIDEPKDTYIDMRDWIKGFVIVNNFVLARYLTLGPQQSAYLPAPLLKKGSNDIFIFEHFTPAKLIKFTQDLIHEVRE from the exons ATGTCGAAAGGTACTTTAAAATTACGAACGTTATATGAATATTTCACAGAAGGGGGAATAAAAACCGGTCTTAGTGATAGTAAACCTCAATTCACATTAAACAACAAAGATATTGTCATCTATAGTGGTGCTTTACATTATTTTCGAGTACCCAGAGAATATTGGAAAGATAGGTTAAGAAAATACCGGGCCGCCGGCTTAAACGCTGTTGAAACATACGTACCGTGGAATTTACATGAATATCAAGATGGTGTTTACGACTTCGGCAAAGGGGGAAGTGATTTTCAAGATTTCCTTGATATAGGAGAGTTTATTAACTTAGCTAAAGAAGAAGATCTGTTCGTTATACTTCGACCGGGTCCGTATATTTGTGCCGAATGGGACTTTGGTGGATTACCTTCGTGGTTACTGAGATATGAGGGAATAAAGTTGAGAACAAGCGAACCACAATATATTAAGCTCGTagaaagatatttcaaaaaacttctgAATATAGTATGTCCTCTTCAATTTACTAGAGGTGGAGCCATAATAgcttttcaaattgaaaatgaatatggTAATGTATATGATGGGGTAAAtgaaattgatagaaaatatttagaaaaattgaaagatattttaCACCAAAACGGTGTAGTAGAATTACTTTTTACATCGGATACGCCTTCTAATGGATTTCACGGCACATTGTCTGACGTACTAGCTACTGCTAACTTCCAAAATGAACCATCCAAAGAACTTTCTCTTCTAAAGAAATTCCAACCCAATAAACCCTTAATGGTGATGGAATATTGGACTGGGTGGTTTGATCACTGGGCAGAGAAGCATCATACTAGAACAGTTGAAAATTTTGGCTCTGTTCTGGAAGATATCCTAAATTTCGGAGCgtctatcaatttttatatgtttcatGGTGGTACTAACTGGGGTTTTTTGAATGGAGCTAACTTGGAAGACAAGTCCCTCACAGCTATTGACAATGGAG gtTTCCAACCAGATGTTACCAGTTATGATTATGACGCCCCATTGTCAGAAGCAGGAGATTACAcggataaatataataaaaccaaagaaataattagtaaatacaataaattgcCTATAAAACAACCCATGATGCCTGAAATATGTAAAAGAATAGCCTATCCCAATATAGAAATTATTGGAGAAATATCTCTAAAtgatattataaaacaaaaccaggcagtacaaattgaaaaaatggtaCCTATGgagttattaaatataaataataattctggTCAGAGTTACGGTTATATAGTCtacagaaaaacaaatattgatatttctaaaaattcaattttgaaaatcgaaGGACGTGTGTGTGACACtgttttggttttgataaacggagaactaaaaaataaaattattaccacCAAAGATGATTTGAATGGATTTGGCTATTGGAGAGTGAAAGACTCAACACTTGAACTAGGTGATCGGGATTACAAAAATGCAACATTGGATCTCGTTGTTGAAAACTGGGGAAGGGTTAATTATGGATACTTACAACAATTTAACCAATTTAAAGGAATATGGCAGGGTAATGTACTGATAAACAAGGAAGTAATACAATTCAATGAAGCCATACCActacaatttgataaaaagtctacaaaaaaattgatcgaTTGGCAAAAACCGAGTTTTACTGTTGGACCTAAATTATACAAAGGTGTGTTAAATATAGACGAACCAAAAGATACATATATAGATATGAGAGATTGGATTAAAGGGTTTgtgattgttaataattttgtattggCTCGATATTTAACACTAGGTCCCCAACAAAGTGCATATTTACCTGCGCCTTTATTGAAAAAGGgatcaaatgatatttttatatttgaacattttacACCTGCTAAATTGATCAAATTTACTCAAGATTTAATACATGAAGTACGCGAATGA